One genomic window of Bactrocera dorsalis isolate Fly_Bdor chromosome 4, ASM2337382v1, whole genome shotgun sequence includes the following:
- the LOC105232140 gene encoding vanin-like protein 1: MPTVQSLILLFLAIVIGPQQTWQLSLPTDPTYQAGVVEYMPGVGKDKSKVHDSLKRMKAVIESDGTRDLDILVFPEFVLNDRTFRTFVPDPKLQISPCEIPNYDHFLTELSCAARSRQLYLVVNLVEKVFCANDTTTVGRCDASGLNSYNTNVVFDRQGRVISRYRKTHLYRYEWYDMKVLPQPEHATFTTDFGVTFGHFICFDMLYWDPAAVLVKEQGITDIIYTTYWFSELPFLTAVQLQEGWAFGNDVNLLAADASKPSGQNTGSGIYAGRLGRLVAAIYEEPTTQLLTASVPKRAYRQNYQAPAVIQPNFVPEVVTPRFTKLDLLRDYNVDIFKTQLLPADFTTVNETLCYDSQFCCHFQAARVIVSNANTYVAYRYRLAAYSGSRATHQRVDPAALKVCAVIACTNADLYSCGRIFPAGVTVGNKYYFSALNVSASFPHAPRRLIMPSSVDGSIMPLPVHTYEWQEFESNNTTAISISLTYPKLDILTFGIWGNYYSTEVSTHNFDPVWQPAHGPHSGASQLVGVKLLTVSLLLVFMKFF; this comes from the exons ATGCCTACAGTGCAAAGTTTAATATTGCTTTTCTTGGCAATCGTCATAGGACCGCAGCAAACTTGGCAG CTCTCGTTACCCACCGATCCCACCTATCAAGCTGGCGTGGTCGAATATATGCCCGGTGTGGGCAAAGACAAATCTAAGGTCCATGACAGCCTCAAGCGCATGAAAGCGGTCATCGAATCGGATGGTACACGCGATTTGGATATACTAGTCTTTCCCGAGTTCGTGCTGAATGACCGCACATTCCGCACGTTTGTGCCTGATCCCAAGCTGCAGATTTCACCTTGTGAAATACCCAACTATGATCACTTTCTGACGGAACTGTCATGCGCCGCACGTTCGCGTCAACTATATTTGGTGGTCAATTTGGTAGAGAAAGTTTTTTGTGCCAACGATACCACAACGGTTGGACGTTGTGATGCCAGCGGTTTAAACAGTTACAATACCAATGTGGTGTTCGATCGGCAAGGACGTGTCATATCGCGCTATCGCAAGACACACCTTTACCGCTACGAATGGTATGATATGAAAGTTTTGCCACAACCGGAACATGCTACTTTCACCACAGATTTCGGCGTGACTTTTGGCCACTTTATATGCTTCGATATGCTCTATTGGGACCCAGCCGCAGTATTGGTGAAGGAGCAAGGCATAACAGATATTATCTATACAACTTATTGGTTCAGTGAGCTGCCCTTCCTCACAGCCGTGCAATTGCAAGAAGGTTGGGCGTTCGGTAACGATGTCAACTTACTTGCAGCTGATGCCAGCAAGCCCAGTGGACAAAATACCGGTTCGGGTATTTATGCTGGACGCTTGGGTCGCCTAGTAGCGGCCATTTATGAAGAACCAACCACACAGCTGCTCACTGCGAGCGTGCCTAAACGCGCCTATCGTCAAAACTATCAAGCGCCAGCGGTTATACAGCCCAACTTTGTGCCGGAAGTCGTCACACCGCGTTTCACCAAACTCGACCTGCTCCGCGACTACAATGTGGACATCTTTAAGACTCAGTTGCTGCCCGCCGACTTCACCACAGTGAATGAAACTCTGTGCTACGATAGTCAGTTCTGCTGTCATTTTCAGGCCGCACGCGTCATTGTGAGTAACGCGAATACTTACGTGGCTTACCGCTATCGGCTCGCAGCATACAGCGGCTCGCGCGCCACACATCAACGTGTCGATCCGGCGGCTTTGAAGGTGTGCGCTGTAATCGCCTGCACCAATGCGGATTTGTACAGCTGTGGTCGCATCTTCCCAGCCGGCGTCACAGTTGGCAATAAATACTACTTTAGCGCTTTGAATGTAAGCGCTTCTTTCCCGCATGCGCCGCGACGTCTCATTATGCCATCTAGTGTGGATGGCAGCATCATGCCACTGCCGGTGCACACTTATGAGTGGCAGGAGTTTGAGAG CAACAACACTACAGCGATCTCCATAAGTTTGACTTATCCGAAATTGGACATACTGACCTTCGGCATTTGGGGTAATTACTATTCGACCGAGGTGAGCACGCATAACTTCGATCCGGTGTGGCAGCCTGCGCATGGTCCTCATTCTGGCGCTTCACAGCTTGTTGGAGTCAAGCTTTTAACTGTCTCTTTGTTACTGGTTTTTATGAAGTTTTTCTAG
- the LOC105232237 gene encoding vanin-like protein 2, with amino-acid sequence MMGIHELRLSCVLLILVIVGLQSGLQHSLPTDPTYNAGVAEFIPPPGEGQPKAKDGLRRVKNIIESNLTSGLDILVFPEYVLNDYSLLTYVPDPALNIAPCDVPNYDFILTELSCAARARQLYLVIHVKEKVYCAKDPLPVGHCNVSGINTYSANVVFDRQGRVISRYRKTNLFRYEWYSVNVLPQPQLATFTTDFGVTFGHFIGADFLFWQPAQRLVAELGITDIIYAAHWFNELPFLTAVQMQEGWSFANDVNLLAADASEPSGQISGSGIYAGRLGRLKAVIYEEPTTQLLTAKVHKHVYRQSYQAPPLPQSDFVPEVTRPRLTKLDLQRDYNVDIFKTQLLDANFTALNATLCYGNQFCCHFEAARTPISSSRVYAAYRYRLAAYSGSQATVQRLETAALKVCAVFACTSAELYSCGRIFPAGVTVGNTHYFSALNVRASFPQAARRLIMPSSVDGSMLPLPVHMYKWQQVERHNLTDVTIGLLTPKLDLLTFGIWSNYFLDKVSQHNLDPILLPAQQSSGAATTISGLKLLTLLCLVKLYFQNQLENEI; translated from the exons ATGATGGGCATTCACGAGCTGCGTTTAAGTTGCGTATTACTTATACTAGTAATCGTAGGACTTCAGTCAGGCTTACAG CACTCATTGCCTACAGATCCCACATATAATGCCGGTGTGGCTGAATTTATACCACCACCCGGCGAGGGACAACCGAAAGCCAAAGACGGGCTCAGACGCGTAAAAAACATTATCGAATCGAATCTCACAAGCGGTTTGGACATACTCGTCTTTCCTGAATATGTGCTTAACGACTACTCCCTGTTGACGTATGTGCCCGATCCGGCGCTCAATATTGCCCCATGTGATGTGCCAAATTATGACTTCATACTCACAGAGTTGTCCTGTGCAGCACGCGCGCGTCAATTATATTTGGTGATACATGTGAAGGAAAAGGTCTATTGCGCTAAAGATCCGCTACCTGTGGGCCATTGCAATGTGAGCGGCATAAATACGTACAGCGCAAATGTGGTATTCGATCGGCAGGGGCGCGTCATATCGCGTTACCGTAAGACCAATCTATTTCGTTATGAATGGTATAGCGTGAATGTATTGCCACAACCGCAGCTGGCAACATTTACTACCGATTTCGGTGTGACTTTTGGACATTTTATAGGCGCAGATTTCCTCTTCTGGCAACCGGCGCAAAGGTTGGTCGCAGAGCTTGGCATAACAGATATCATCTATGCAGCACATTGGTTCAATGAACTACCCTTCCTAACAGCCGTGCAAATGCAGGAAGGTTGGTCATTCGCTAACGACGTCAACTTACTCGCGGCAGACGCCAGCGAACCCAGCGGACAAATCAGCGGTTCAGGTATTTACGCAGGACGGCTGGGACGTCTGAAGGCAGTCATATATGAAGAACCCACCACACAACTGCTCACAGCCAAGGTGCACAAACACGTCTATCGCCAAAGCTATCAAGCGCCGCCGCTGCCACAGTCCGATTTCGTACCGGAAGTGACCAGACCGCGTCTCACCAAACTCGATTTACAGCGCGACTACAATGTCGACATTTTTAAGACGCAATTACTGGACGCCAACTTCACGGCACTAAATGCAACCCTGTGTTACGGCAATCAGTTCTGCTGTCATTTTGAGGCCGCGCGCACACCTATCAGCAGTTCTCGCGTTTATGCAGCGTATCGTTATCGCCTTGCAGCCTATAGCGGCTCACAGGCGACAGTTCAGCGCTTGGAAACGGCAGCGCTTAAGGTGTGCGCCGTGTTCGCTTGCACCAGCGCGGAGTTGTATAGTTGCGGTCGCATTTTTCCAGCTGGCGTCACTGTTGGTAATACGCATTATTTCAGCGCGTTGAATGTGCGCGCCTCATTTCCGCAGGCAGCGCGGCGTCTCATTATGCCGTCTAGTGTGGATGGCAGCATGTTGCCGCTGCCGgtgcatatgtataaatggCAGCAGGTGGAAAG acaTAACCTCACTGATGTAACCATCGGCCTGTTGACGCCGAAGCTGGATTTGCTCACTTTCGGCATTTGGAGCAATTACTTTTTGGACAAAGTGAGTCAACACAATTTGGATCCTATATTGTTGCCGGCGCAGCAAAGCAGCGGAGCGGCAACCACTATAAGTGGCCTGAAGCTGTTAACGTTGTTGTGTTTAGTTAAGCTATACTTTCAAAATCAGCTTGAAAACGAAATATGA